Below is a window of Desulfuromonadaceae bacterium DNA.
CTTCGGTCTCTCGCATACCCTGACCGCCGGGATTGTCAGTGCCAAGGGGCGCAGTGGCATGGGGCTCAGTGACTACGAGAATTTTATCCAGACCGACGCGGCGATCAACCCAGGCAATTCCGGGGGCCCCCTGGTCAATCTCAATGGCGAGGTGGTGGGGATCAATACCGCTATTTTCAGTCGCAACGGGGGGTACATGGGGATCGGTTTCGCCATTCCGGTCAACATGGCCAAACAGATTCGGAGCCAGTTGATTGAGCACGGTGCGGTGATTCGTGGTCGGCTCGGCGTCTATATCCAGGATCTGACCAGGGAACTGGCGCAATCGTTCGGGCTGGACAACGAACAAGGGGTGCTGGTGTCGCAGGTGCTGGAGGACACCCCCGCTGCCGCGGCAGGGCTTAAGCGCGGAGATATCATTCAGCAACTTGATGGCAAAGATGTCGGCAAGGTCACGGATTTCCGTAACCGGATTGCACTCACGCCACCCAAGACGCGTGTCACGCTGCGGATTCTGCGTGACGGCAGGACGCAGCTGATCACTGCAACGATCGGCACGCTGGATGATGCCCAAGGTGCCGCTGCAGCAGGTGAGCGCGATGTGCCGGAGCTTGGCCTGAACTTGCAGGAGCTGACACCGGAGCTGGCCGCACGCCTCGGCTACGAGGGGGAACGGGGCGTGGTGGTCGCGGTAGTAAAACCAGGCTCGGCGGCTGCTGACGCCGGACTTGAGCGTGGTGTGCTGATTCAGGAAATCGATCGTCAGGTGGTCACCAGCCCTGCCCAGGCGATCAAATTACTGACCCAGGGGAAGGCACACCTGCTATTGATCAGGCAGGGTGAAGGTTCACGCTATCTGGCCTTGAAATTAGCACAATGATAGTTGCTACAGGCGGAGGATGGAAAACGTTGCGCTGCGCGAGAATGCCATCGGCGGCGTTCTCTCCTTGACAATTTTCCATCCTCCTCCCTATGATGCAGCGATGAAAGACATGGCGCGGCATGAGTGATTATCCCCTGTTATTCAATGTCACCGGGCAGCTGTGCGTGGTGGTTGGTGGTGGCACGGTCGGTTCCCGCAAGGTGCGTGGTCTGTTGAACTCTGGCGCGCGGGTGCGCCTGATCGCGCCAGCAGGGAACTCCGGATTTCAGGACCTCCCGTCAGTTGAGGTGATTGCCCGTAACTTTCTCCCTGCCGATCTTGACGGGGCCTGTCTGGCTTTTGCTGCAACCGATGATCGCGCAGTCAATGCCGCTGTCGCCGCAGCGGCGCGCGTGCGCGGCATCCCCGTCACTATTGCCGACGATCCCGCTGCGGGCGATTTTA
It encodes the following:
- a CDS encoding DegQ family serine endoprotease is translated as MVLGVGAVAPAAVHAQEQGVENLRQSGQAFRSVAKKVSPAVVFIQVEQEVSRRNPSQYFSPFDSPFNDEFFRRFFGQPPRSQRPRQQAPQRHTIGQGSGFIISPDGYILTNNHVVEDADKVRVTLHDGQEYVAEIVGADPPSDLAVIKINESDLPFLRLGDSEQLEVGDWVLAVGNPFGLSHTLTAGIVSAKGRSGMGLSDYENFIQTDAAINPGNSGGPLVNLNGEVVGINTAIFSRNGGYMGIGFAIPVNMAKQIRSQLIEHGAVIRGRLGVYIQDLTRELAQSFGLDNEQGVLVSQVLEDTPAAAAGLKRGDIIQQLDGKDVGKVTDFRNRIALTPPKTRVTLRILRDGRTQLITATIGTLDDAQGAAAAGERDVPELGLNLQELTPELAARLGYEGERGVVVAVVKPGSAAADAGLERGVLIQEIDRQVVTSPAQAIKLLTQGKAHLLLIRQGEGSRYLALKLAQ